The genomic interval TTGTCTCACAGTGAGCACAGGGAGATTCTGAGAGGCCATGAGAAGATAGAAACTCTGTTTTTAGTCACCACCTCGGAGGGTCAGCTCCTACATGGCCAACTTCAACTAGGCCATTCACTGCCTGAATTCACAGAAGTTGGTAGGTCCTCCCGGACAGACCAGGGCAACACTTCTGCaaagatggatgaatggatggatggatggatggatggatggatggatggatggatggatagatggatggatgaatagatggatgggtaggtgggtgggtgagtaggtagataggtgggtaggtgggtagatagatggatagatagttgGGTGGATGaaattggatggatggatgatagatgatagatgaatggataggtggatggataggtggatatatggatagatggatgagtgggtaagtagatggatggataaatggatacaTGGATGCAAGAATccatgagtggatggatggatggatgggtgatagatggatgggtaagGATAAATAAGTACATGAATATGAATGAGCCATCAGTCAAGTGGATGGAGAAATAGATACAAACAGCAGAAAGGCCAGGATGAGCAGCAGAGAATGTTTCAAAATGAGTGTGTGGGTATAACCTGTCTGACACAACAGGCTGAGCTGAACATACAGTGCGAGTTATAGAAAATCTATCATTTGACCTATAAGAAAGTATTCTCTACTTCTAGAAATTTGCCATCCACCAGAGGTGCTGgctcagtttccttccttctgtaGTCAGCCCTGCTATTTGAACACCAATGTCTCTGTGGACATAGGACAGTCTCTATGCTTGGAAAACATGTCCAAATCCTACTCATTCAAAAATGCCAAGTCAGTGAAGCATGGCAGTGACTTCTAACCATGGAAAAGCAAATGGTTGTTTCCAAGCCTGAGGTCTTAGTTTATCCCACTGGTCTTACTCCTGAACTTACATTGGACTCCAAGCCTCTCCCTCACCTTTGAGTGCCCTCCCTCAGCACAGTGCACAGGGTACAGTAAGCACAGAGCAGAGCTCTTTAAAATTacttaagaaaatgaataaataagtaaaaatgagtCAGTCAATGAGGAGGTGAATAAAGGAAGGGGGATTAGAGAAACCCCAAATTGCAAGGGTCTGAGAACACCAGTGAAGGAAGCCGTGAATTAATGACCCGGATGCTCCTCTCGAGACTGTGTGAAGATGTTATTACTAATGTGAAGATGATGCCTTGCGATTTCCCCTGAATGGATCTCCACCTCATCGTGAATCGCAAGGCATTTTGTACCTGAGGAGTATAGGAAAGCATGGGCTCAGTCTTCCTGGAAAAGTTGAAAACACAACAGAGACAGGTCCTTTGAGTGTGATACTAATTTCTTCTCCACTTTCCCTTTTCCAGATCTGGCTAAGCTGGGCCAAACCAGCAAATGACCAGTGCACAGGTATGAGACATTCCTACATGACATTGATGGAGAAGAGCCAGGAGCAGGAACAGAAGATGGAGAAATCTCTGATGGTGAGTGCCTCTCCTGAAAACACAGAGCGCTACCTAAGGGGACTGCTACGTTATTGGATCGGACAAAGGCTTAAACTAGAGTGGACATTTATTTGattccttcttccttctaccaAGTGGGCCATGGCTCTTAAGGGATATTAAGTTAAATGGACAAAATGAAGAAACTACATTTTCCCTGCATAAATAAGCTCCGTGAGTAAAATTTCAAACCCTGCTACAGATTCTTCACTACCTTTTTGTGTGGGACTTCTAATTCCATTTTAGCTAGTGTCCCAAGATCCTGTGTACAGGCATGGTATGCATACATAAGTACATGGGTGTGGacgcatgtacatgcacatgagtgtgtgcatgtgttcgtgtgcatgtgtgcgtgcacatgtgcaggtgtgtgctcagatgtgtgtgtgtgtgcgtgtgtgtgtgtgtgtgtgtgtgtgtgtgtgagtatataccTTGTACTGAGTCCATATGatcacaacaaaaacaatagccaGGACCCACATGTTGACATTGTCTATTCTCATCCTCATATGACCCATGGTTAGGGATGGTATTTGAGGGCAGTCCCAAGGTTCTTGGTGCAGCAGGctccccggggggggggggaggggagccagAGCCACTTGCTTACCTGATACTGCGGGAAGGTAGAGTGGCTGGAAAACACTGGTGGAGGAGGACAGTTCAGATTGAGCCAGAGAGGCTGGTTCAGAGTGGTGGAGGTCAAGGCCGTGGTGAAGCGTGGGGCAAAAACATTCCCAGCATACTTTATGTTGTTCTTTTCAGGCACAGTTGTAGGGGAGTTAACTGTGAATCACAGCAGAGGAAGAGCATCTCAGTGCCCGAAGCAGGGAGAGGCAACACCGTCTTTATTATAACTACCAGGGAATACATATTCTCGGGGGTCAGGTCCCTTAAGCTCCAAGAAGGGTACTTTCAAGTCAGGGAGATTTCTAAGTCCAGGAAACCATCATTAGTGTGGCACTTGCTCATTTAGAAAGACTGGCTTCTCTCTCCATCACTAGCTGGTAAATGAGGCTGGTGAGCAAGGTATGCAGTAAGCCACATTGCTAAGGCTGTATTTCACCTACTTGCAAAATGGAATTCCAGCTTTCTACAAACAAGGGCAAAGCTGTTGCAAAGGGTCTCCCTCTAATGATTAAACCCACCTGACCAGGGATGGCTATTCAGCAAAGGTAGAAACTTTATGTAGGTTGTTGTTGCTACATGGGAACGGTTttctacatgttttaaaaattaatgttatttttctttatatgtatgtgtgtgtgtctgtgtgagtgtgtgagttatgtgtgtgtgtgtgtgtgatgtgtgtgtgtaaagaaggTAGTTTTCAgactcttggagctggagttacaggtgtttctGAGTCACACAATGTGGTTACTAGGGACCAGTCTCTGGTCTTCTGGAGGTACATAAgcaccattgagccatctctttagctctgAAAGCTgagtatttaaaaacatgaaatatttcagTGTGGGTTAACTTAACACTGAGTTTAAAAACATGAGATGAAGTTGAATTGTTACTGTGCATGAACACTGGATTCCTCGCCTCTACAGAGGCAACCATGAGCTATGGAATCAGAAATACTCCCCTCCACAGAATCcctttttgttaatttctttgtgCTTGGAAATGGGTTTTTGACTTTATGGCTGATCCAGATGCAGGAGGGCAAAAGAGGGGAAGCCCAGACAGGTCACGAATGATCTGAGTGTGGAAACCACCCAAAGCATGGATTTCTCTACGGCCTGGGCAAACTGAGAAGCTGTGATACATCCCTGGTTGGAGCCATATACCACCTCAGTTGTTTGTGCCTGTGGGATCTCTGAAAACCAATTACATTCCTCTAGCAGTTGGATCCCCTTAGGAGGTGCTGGGAGAAAATGATTTCCTCCATTCTATGGAGTTAAAAATCCTGACACCCAAGGGAAAACCAGGAGCTTGCCCTCAGACAGGATGAGATACCCCTGCCTAGGCCTATCAGGGTTTCCAGGTAAAGTTCACTTACATTTCAGATCTAGCCCATCCATATCCACTTTGGTTCGAAGCCTCAGATGTCCACTGGGGTTCTTGGTGGCCCCAAAGAACTCATAGAGCAGGTTCTTCTCTGCTGGCCACACGGGCTTCTTGGTTGGCAGAGTCATGGAAATGGTGCCCACTGAGTCACTGTGACCCTCCTCGCCACAGGTGTCCTTCCGGTTCTGGGGCCACTGGTTAAGGAAGAGGCTCTCTCGACTTTTGGTCAGCTCTTTTGTGCCAGGGCTTCGTTCTGCAGAAGGAGAGAAACTGAGTCCTTGCCTCTGGAAAGTAAGAATTTCTTGTAGATTTTCTTTCTTGGAGCCCATAGCTCACACTGAGATCCAGGCCATACTAGGGACCATGTCTTGGTCAGGTGCCTCCCCAGGCTTGTGCTGAAGTCTGCTCTGATTGCTTCCCATTCTGATATTCCTGTCTTAtacatctatctctctatccatctgtctacccGTCCATCCATCCACTGGTCCATTCACCCTCCCACTgacccatccattcatccttaTCCACCCATCTTTCCAGTCACTCATCTGTACATCCACCTGTTCAGTGGTTTATCCAGCCAGACACTTATCTGTTTATTCATCTACCTTTATATttgtccatccatcatctatccatttaATTCTCCATCTACAATCCATCCACTTATCCATATACCcactgtgtctttttctttttctcttagacagggtctcagtgtgtagccctggttgacctcaaactcactgtgtagaccaggttgacctcaaggTCACAGAGGtacacttgtctctgcctcctgagagctgagattaaaggtatgcgccaccatgcctggtcatTCCTTTTTCATTCTTCCCTTCCccgtcctttcttttcttccttactccactgtctttccctccctccctctcttccttccttccatccactgTGCCCAAGCTAAAGATATGAGGGTAGCTTGGATGAGGTTgcacatgtcttagttagggtgacACACATCCCCCTACAGAACATAGAGTCTGAGCCATGCTGTTGAGTAGAGTCCCTCATCAGAAATGTCACCTCTGCTGTGATTCTCACAGGCCATTCAGCTCTCTCATCAGTGCCAGGCTTTGCCCAGAGTACTGGAGACACAGCCATGAGTCAGAGCCAGACTGCCCTGCAGGAGCTCACACAAGGAAGAGAAAGGTGTGCCCAGAAATAGCTCCAGGACAAAGCAGATGGTCACTGTGAGGTGACAAAGAGACAAAATGGAAGAAGATACTGGCTGGGATCTCGTCTGTCTGAGAGGGCCCTTCAAcccagaaggaaagaagggttaACAAGACTCTTGTTGTTGGCTACCAGAAAGATGTCACTGGCCTGGGCAACTACAAACAAATGGCAGGAAGCATCAAAGGGATGAGGTGATTCGTCCTAAGTGACTAGAGTTACTCAATGGAAGGAGTCAGTGGCTGCCAGACTCAGAATCATTGAGAATACACCGAGCATGCATCCCTCGCAGAAGGACACTCTGACACCTGACACGTCAGCAGAGCTCTCACCCACATTTCCCTTTAGTGTTGTATCTCTTTCTTCAAAAAtggcgtgtctgtgtgtgtggaaCAGTGGATGCAAGACATTCAAGATAGAATTGTATCCTCACTGGACTCATACAGAATTTCATGTCATTATTCCCTAACCAATACTTTGTAGCCACTATTTACACAGCATTTACATTGGATTAGGCACCAGTGGTAATCTATAGATTATTTACAGTGTGTAAGGAGGACTGAATAGGTTGTGTGCTATTGTGTATAAGGCTCTTGACCATCTTTGAAATGGGTGTTTGAGGGGTTCCTGGAGCCAAGAAATAGAGACGGCTTTATAAATGTGTCTAcgcatatattatattatatgtaatattatatacatgtactcGCAAGTATTACATAATTACTATTAAGGCATTTATCTGTTAGAGGCAGAAAGTGGACTTTGGCCTCTGCCCCTCACTCCTTTCTCAGACTGGCTGTCTCTGAATGCCTCGATGGAGCTGGGCCAAGAAGCCCCACCTGCAGGGTGATGGCTATGAGCTGCTCTGGACACACTGGAGGCACCTGGGAACTCTGATAACAGTTGGATCCGAGGACCTGTGCTTCATTGTTACCAATGGCAGTGGGCGTGATCCCACCATCTCATGAATCCTTCTACAACCCAGCCCAGCAGCCCCCAGGGCCTCTGCGTGGGTCTGGACCCTACCTTCCCAGAAAAGGGAAGCACTGCTCCAGCCAGGGCCAATTTAGGAGACTATGACATTTTTAGCAGAACATGTCCCTAGAGTCTCTTCCAGCAGCTCCTCTGGTTGCTGAGTTTAGCCCCCAGCTAGACTGCTGAAATAATATACCCACTAATAATAGTCATTTTCCCCAGAGACCAGCATATCTGCAGCCACTCGCACAGCTACAGTCGGTTTCTTCAACATCTACAAGACCCTCTGGCATATGGGAAGTCTCtatccctttccctctccctctgtctgtctttctgcctgtctctgtctctttctctgtctgtctctttctctgtctgtctctgtctctgtctctttgtctgtctctgtctctgtctctccctcgcTTATCTATCTTTCCTCTGTCTCATAgctacacagacacactcatgataaacacacacacacacacacacacacacacacacacacgcacacacacacagaggcacccTCAGCTCTGCACCCCTGTGCTTTTTCTCTAATGAGTGTGCTGCTCACCCTGTACAAAGATCCCCCTGGCATACCTAGTCCACAGGTTTATACACAAAAGCACTCTCTGAAGATGCCTCTGCTCTGCAGCCCCTTCATCAAAGGACATGAAGAGTCCCCTCTAGAAGGAGAGGGTGAGTATTTCCCTCCCTCTGGAGGAGGGCTCAAGCCTCTTCCACCCACCACCATCGTCCCAAAGCCTTGTGACTGCTCCAGGTTTGCCAGGCACTAGGTTCAGAGTTTGTCACCTCAGCTCTGATTTCCTGGGGTCCCTCTACTGCTCCAGAATATAGAATGTTCAGGAAGGTGACCTTGTTCTTGTTTCTCAGTGATGTGAGCCCTCCCTAGACAGGCCCTGTCAGTTAAACATCACACTTCAGCCTGGAGGTGACCTTTCTCTACTAGTGATTGGCGACTGTGGGCAAATGGCTCTGCAGTCCAGTCTGAACATACACAATGCAGAGTTCCAGAGATGGGCTGGGAGCACTGGGAGGGGTTTGAGTTTCCTAAGATGACCCAAGTTCCTATTCAAGTACTGAGAAATATACTTATCCACGCCTCTAGAgttccagggggaaaaaaaaatcccaggaccaacAGTTTGATTTGTGCCTAGTTGGATAACTTATGCCCTACAGAGGGTAGACCAGTCCTGATGACCAGAATGGGTGCCTCCATAAAACGATAAGTGACCCCTATCTGCTGATCAATTTTTCTCTCCCAGCCTGATAAGGTAAATAAACCCTCCAGCATGCTCTGCATACctaataaaatcagaaagtgTGTGTCttccagggcctggagagatggctcacttagTGAAACGCTTGTCACaccagcctgaggacctgagtttgaatttccCACATCTATTTacaaggctgggtgtggtagcatgtgTATGCAATCCTAGttctgggaggcagagtcagcaTCCCCGGAGTTTACGAGCCAGCCACTCTGGCTGAATTGGTGGGCTGCATGTTCGGTGAGTaaagactctatctcaagaaataagatggaggaggctgacgagatggctcagcagttaagagcccttggctgctcttttagagatcctgagttcaattcccagcaaccacatggtgacctcacaaccatccaatgggatttgatttcttcttctggtgtgtctgaagacagaaaactcaaatatataaagaagatgGAGAGCCACAGAGGAAGTTACCTGACAttacttctggcctccagacatatatgtgtatctatccacacatgaacatgtacacggTCATATAtgacttagacacacacacatacacacacacaaccagagaGGCTGCATTGTTTTGCTTAGCACAAAGACACGCCATGGCCTTGATCAGCTTCCTGATCGAAGCTCTCTTCCTTGAAAACTCACTCACTTTCCTGTTCTTAGCCCGACTCACCAATCCAGTGGTGGCCCTCAAGAGCGGGGTCAGCCTCCGTCTTGGAGCAGATCTTGGCAAACACTGGGAGCTGCCTCTTCGGAGGAGAGAACTCAGGGAGCTTGTCAGGGAgtgtgggaggaggtgggggtggcagCAACAGGAACGGGCCCAGCCCCATGGGCTCCCTGGGTCCGGAGCCATTGAACATGCTGTTCTGCAGGAAATCCTTAATGACCTTGGTCTCTTCCAGCACCATCTTGTTGTCTGGGGCCTTAGACATTTCAGTCGACTTCAGTGGGAACTGGGCCAGGAGTTTGCTGATCTCTGAATTAGAAGCACCCAGGCTATGGCCTTTGTCCTTAGTCCCCTTGACACTCTTGACCTTGGCCGCTCGCAGGATGCCGGTGACTGTAGACATGGCAGAATCAGAGTCCTGCCTGCTACCAATGATGGGCATGGACAACTTCTGCTCCCGAAGCTTGTCACCAACCATCATGGAGGATCCTGCATACTCGGTGCTGTCTGCCCCTAGGGGAGGCACAAGAAAGCAGGGAGCCAGCTCCCGGGTCCCCTGGGGAGTAACAATAGGTTTCGCCAGCTCCCCAGAGCCCTCTTGGACCAAGATGAGATGTTCTTTGGTGAGGCTCAGGAACTCTTGCTCCACCAGCAGGGAGATCTCATCCTTGCCACCGCTCAGTTCCAAAGCTCTGCAAAAGGATCAGAGAGACAGTGAAATTAGTGTGCTCATCAGTGGGTGACTGCCAGCAGTAGGGctagggtggggagtgggggggttGGGACAGCAGGAGTGGCTCAGGGAAAGAAGGTGAGTTCACAACTGGTTGAAAACAAGTTTCCCAGTGAGAAAACTTGTTGCTTTCTCCAGAAGGAAAATAGGCCAGGTGGGCACAAAGCCAACCCCCCAATAGGGCTCAACATTACCCACTAGGCCATTGTGCTGAGAAtatctgtccctccttccttggGAGCTAAGGCAACAAACACCAGAGAGGTAGTTCACTGGGGGAATTTGTCCAGCAGCAAAGGGGCTGGCTGTGAGTAAGCGTTTCACAGAATGAGATGTGGAGCCTGAAGGGGACCTCGGGAACACAGCACAGCCTGCGTCTTGAAGGATGGTCAAGTGTCCAGCAAGGCTCTCATCTGGTTCTATCTCTTCTCATCCCTGTGACCCTGAGCAACATGCTCAACATCTCAGGTGCTCTACTCTGATACCCTTGTGTGATGCCCAGGAATATCACCAAAGGGTGTTTGAACAGTGTAGGCACTCTACCACAAGGGTCATATACCTGTCCACTATTGTGTCTGCGTAGCTCAGGCTCACAGTCGGACCAGACCCCGAATCCTTGATTCCACAGGGCGGCCATCTGGATACCTGTATAGACTCTTACTGGCATGGCCTCTGACAGGATCATGGCATCTGAATTGTCTCCTTTTAGTTTTAGTTGTGAATGACGTTACCACTTTCTCTGACCCTGAACCAGTTCGCAAGGCTCTCCCTGTGCCCCTGTCCCTCATCTCCATCACGGGTCTAGACTATCAATCCGATGGCCCTTGATGGGCCAAATAACTCCTAGCTCCTGGTTATTCATTCTCCTCAGGTGAGGGAAAAGGTGGTGAGCCTGCCATCTCAACCACCTTCCAGCAACCCTGGTAAGGGGCCCCTCCCTCCACTGCATTCCCGGTGGAACCAAGATGCCCCAGCTTAGAAGCATCAGCTATGCATACTCAGAGGGTTCCAGGGAGGGGAGGGTACAGTTGCCTATGCTTGGAACATTCTGGAAACTGCTCAGCTGACACTCAGGGCCCACAAAAGAAGCAGACaggaaacaataaaatgaaagggATGCCATGGGGCTCAGTGGCTGCAGCTTCACTTGTGGCCAAACCAAGACATAGTCTGTTTGACAATCCACGAGCCGAGCCGTTAAGAAGGCACAAGAAATACCCAAAACAGTGTGCATGGGGTGCCCTTACTTTCCTGATAGTGCTGTTTGCTTCTgaggacggacacacacacacacacacacacacacacgcacgcacgcacgcacgcacgcacgcacgcacgcacgcacatacatgcatgcgcGCACTTTTCTTGCTGCACACAAAAACAGGCAGGTGCACAGTTCACTCTGAGGGGAATAGAGCTTGCCCTTAACAGTCCACAGAGGTAGGCCCGTTTCCCACTCTCCGTTTCTCTTCCTCTCAtactcctctttccctctccctggcCCTCTTGAATATTCCCTTCCTTTTGCCTCCTTCCCATGTCTAGACTTAGAGCTATAAATAGGCCCTACTCTCACCACTGTGACCCAGGAACAATCAGAGTAAGGAGGATGGGTGCCCTAAGTTTCagatccttctcctcccttcaaGGGATCAGGTGAGTCTCAAGTCCCAGGAATGGGTCACTTGCAGgaccagtttttgtttttcccttcctccatccccaccccccctaccaccccccccacacacacacacatactccactgCCTTGCAAAGTCAACTGCATGCCAATAGCTCTTCTGAATTAGCCTCACCCAAGGATGCTTATAACACTAAGGAGCATGACATTGTGGTCACACAACAAAAGCAGCCTTTATCTCTCAGAGATACATGCTAAATATGTATAGATCAATTAAGTCTGGGGTTTCCTTTAAAACTAATCcagctgagggagggagaggacacaACGGACAAGATCCTTCAAAGGCCATCAATCACGAGGAAAGCTGGAAGCAGACACCTAGGGCCATCACGTTAGTCTGTCTACCTGCATCTATATTTGGTTTCTGGGTTACACATTCATGCACAAGCGTCACCACAGAATCTTCAAAAGTGCCAAGTGGCAGGAAAGCAGTATTTGTGCCcatgtgcatgcttatgtgtgcacacgtgcctGAGATGGGGATTTATCTGTGCTTATGTACATGTTGAAGCTAGAGGTCAATTTCTGGTATCTTTCTCGGGAACATTGCCcagagtttctcactggcctggagttcacaaATCAGTTTAGACTGGTTGACCAGTAAGCCCCCGGAATCCCCATCTCAACTTCCTTAGGGATGGTCTTATAAGTACAGACCACATCATCTgccacttttatgtgggttctgggaattgaatttaggtcctTGATCTTGCAAGGCTAGT from Mastomys coucha isolate ucsf_1 unplaced genomic scaffold, UCSF_Mcou_1 pScaffold18, whole genome shotgun sequence carries:
- the CUNH1orf94 gene encoding uncharacterized protein C1orf94 homolog produces the protein MRAGGGQSLCLPALGGQRGFRKERKRMASGNGLPPSSTLVAKRPSALGPFPRYVWIHQDTPQDSLDKICHDIWKRVQGLPESLQPRTSLEKLSAPVTATVGFQDEALELSGGKDEISLLVEQEFLSLTKEHLILVQEGSGELAKPIVTPQGTRELAPCFLVPPLGADSTEYAGSSMMVGDKLREQKLSMPIIGSRQDSDSAMSTVTGILRAAKVKSVKGTKDKGHSLGASNSEISKLLAQFPLKSTEMSKAPDNKMVLEETKVIKDFLQNSMFNGSGPREPMGLGPFLLLPPPPPPTLPDKLPEFSPPKRQLPVFAKICSKTEADPALEGHHWIERSPGTKELTKSRESLFLNQWPQNRKDTCGEEGHSDSVGTISMTLPTKKPVWPAEKNLLYEFFGATKNPSGHLRLRTKVDMDGLDLKFNSPTTVPEKNNIKYAGNVFAPRFTTALTSTTLNQPLWLNLNCPPPPVFSSHSTFPQYQGLYPQRSTRMPYQQPVHPPLGCFSRQVTPYNPQQMGQQIFRSSYTPLMSYIPFVQPNYPYPQRTPQKLPANPRDPPPMAGDGPPYLFPQGYGFNSAPSGPLMNSPYFSSSGNGIRF